The region GGATGCATCTCAAACAAAATCGCCAGGACAGGAACCCGCTCCGGGGTCAGCCCTTTACCCAGTAGATACCGCTGCGATCATTGCATCATGGGATACCGAAAGTAGAAAAACCTACGACGCACTCATGCTGGACCGTTCATTTTTCGGCGTGGCTGAAGAAGACCGCGGTGCAAACTGGCTCAAGCATATGCGGGCCCATCTCGAGAGCCCGGAGTTTGCCTGGGTAGACTCCGTCGAACTCGATCCGTGGCTAGAGTCTGGATTAAAACCCGAAGACGCTATCCGTGGGGTGATCGCACAATCGATCGCATCCCCAGAGTTCTTGCTTGTTTCTGAGGAGGGTTTGACTGCTAACCAAATGAAAGCCCAACGCCTGAGTTATTTCCTTTGGTCTATGGCGCCTGATCCTGAGCTCGAGGCCTGGGCGACATCCGAAGAACCGGCCAATCTGCCTAATCAGATCGATCGGATGCTTGCGGACCCACGAGCCGTCACCCTAGCAGAAACTTTCGCCGGTGAGTGGTTGGGCTTCTCTCAGGAGGCTATACCGGTCGAAGCTTTCAGAGCTGAATTCCCAGATTTCAATGAGCCAGTCGCTCAAGCGATGCGCGCCCAGATGGTAGCGTTCTTCAGCGACTTTTTTCAGAATAACCGCAGCATCTCCGATTTATACAAGTCCACCCGGAGTTTCCCAAATCCGGTCCTGTCAGACTTCGCTGGGGCAACCTCAGCACAAAGACCAGGTGGCCTCGTCACTATGCCCTGGGTATTGACTCACACCAGCTTTCCACACCGCACGAGCCCTGTAAAACGGGGCACTTGGATACTTGAACGCCTCATAGGCGATGCGCCTCCCCCTCCCCCGCCCGATGTTCCGGTGCTTGAGACGGCTGCAATCTCAGCGAGCATGACCGTTGAACAGCAATTAGCGGTGCATCGCGACAATCCCGCTTGCGCGAATTGCCACCAACGTATCGACCCTCTCGGACTCGCGCTGGAGGGATACGATCCTGTGGGGCGCCACATTCCTGATAAAGACTCGAAGGAGATTTTAAACATACTTCACGAGGCACGTGATAAGATCACCCAACAATTTGTGCGCAAGCTGCTCGGTTACGCCTTACGCCGCGAGTTAACTCTTTATGATTTACCGCTCATTGAACGCTTGAGCGACCATCCCGACCAAACGGTAGCCGACCTAATTAAAGAGATCGTACAATCTCCTCAGTTCTCCCAACACCATGCCAACAATTAGAATCCCAAGACGCAACTTTCTGAAGACAGCTGGCTGCTTCGTGGGCCTCCCCTGGCTTGAGACTTTCGCAAATATATCAGATGCAAAGCCACCCCTACGCCTCGCGGTCGTATTTATGGGCAATGGTGTAAACCCAGCGACATGGAATGTTTCGGGTGATAGCAGTAACCTAGATCTTAGTGGCTCCCTAGCCCCTCTCCAAAAATACCGCGACCGAATCTGCGGATTCAAGGGACTGTGGAATCCCGCCTCCCTCGACGGCGTCGGAGCACATTACCCAAAAATGAATGTCCTCTCAGGACTTACCGTCAAGCGATCGACTACGGACATCGAGTTGAGTACGACCATGGATCAGGTCATAGCACAGCAATTCACTGGCATGACTCCGATTGAGAGTTTAGCTCTAGGTATTGAACCGCCGATGCATCGCGTCGAAGAAGGCTATACAGCCCTATACTCCTCCAACATCTCATGGAGCAGACCCAACCGACCGGCTCCCAAATGGATCGACCCACAAAAAGTATTGGCGCGCCTCATGGGCAATTCTTCTGAGCAACGGTCTTTCTTGGCAGATAGGATTTTCACTCAAGCAAAGGCGTTTCAAAAGAACATCTCCTCAGCGGACCGCAATGTAATCAACGAATATACACAAGCGGCAGAAGAGCTCCAAAAACGCTTGGCCACATCAAACGCCACTTCGCTCAATACAGCAGTGCCCTCGCTGTCTCCACGCATCGGATTTGGTGACCACGTCGATCAAATGTTTGAACTGATGAGCTTTGCTTTTCGCTCAGACCTCACCCGAGTCATGACATTTATGATGAACAATGACCTATCGGGAATGAGTTTTGATTTCTTGGACGGTGTGCGCGGAGGCCACCACAGCATTTCACACCACGTCAACAACCCAGAGCGCCTCGACATGTATACGCGGGTCAACACGTATCACATGGAACATATGGCAGGGTTTCTTGGAAAACTAGACTCGATCAAAGAAGCCGATGGCAGCTTGCTGGACAATACGTTGGTCCTTTTCTGTTCCAGCCTTATGGATGGCAATATTCACGACTCCAGAGAGCTGCCCATTCTGATCGCAGGCGGCCAAAATCACGGAATCCGCGGCAATCGATTTTTCGACATGAGCCAAAGTGAAAACCGCAAACTTTGCCGACTACATCTTGCGATTATGGATAAAATGGGCGTGCGCTTAGATCGATTCGGTGATGCGTCGACACATCTCATAATTTGATCGCACAGGCCGCCCGCACTCACCGCCAATCATGCTTCGGGTAACGTCCGGCCAGGTCTTTCTTTATTTGCGGATAGCTACGTTCCCAAAACCCAACGAGGTCATCAGTGAGCTGAACCGGACGCCGGTTCGGTGCGAGCACTTCAATCGTAATGCTCACCGCACCATCGCAAACTTTCAAATCGTTCGCTTTCAAGTCATATAGCTCCTGAACCGTGGCCGGTAAAATCACACGCGCATGCTTGGCATCGTAACGTAGCTTGGCTGGTTTGCGACGGGTTGGCAGCAGAAATTCCTCAGGCGCTAGATGATCGAGTAAAGGATGCAACATATCCGGTATCCACGCTTTTAAAACCGGCCATACTTCCCGTCCCACAAGGTCTTTCTCGCGGGACGCACCAGAACAAATCTCTTCAAGCATCATACGCCGACCTGCCTCATCGATCACACTGACCCCCAATTCGGGCTGCCATTGTGCAACACAATTCACCCGCTCGATCCACTGCTCCACCGATGCATCCCACGCCCTGATTTTCCAGTCTCCATCCAGCACCTTACCCGCACAAAATTCAGCGGCAGCCACAGCGTCCACCTCACCACCCGGCTCCTCTTTAATAACCAAATCGCGGTAGGCCGTCACTTGAACCGCTTCCAGCGCTTGACGTGCCTTGTCGAAACGCACCGTTCCGTAAGTCTTGATCTGATCCGGAAAACAGCCGCGCAGCATCTCTAAATCGATGGCCGTCAGCTTATCGAGATAGGTCGAAACACCCCCACGGCTGGTCCGCTCATCCAGCTCAATCGCCACAAAGAGCTGTGCCTGCCGCACCCCACTCTCGCGACGGATATCACCCCGCTTCCCTCCGACGAGCTCACAGCGCAGTGTTCCGCGATCAAGGCGTCGTCCGACATGATCGGGAAATCCGCGCAAAAAGCAGCGAGCAAGCGACTCAGTGATAGGCGAATCCTCACGACTGATCGCATTCTCAGGAACTTGTTGCCGCAACTGCCGCGCAGTCTTAGCAGCTTCTCTCAGAGACACGCCATGCAGGCCCCACTCACGGCAAAACCGCATATCAAAGCGCGTCTGTGCCACCTGCTCCCAAACGATGAGGTATTTCCAGAGATCGCTTAGCTCCGCATCATCATGCTGCTCCCACCAGGCAACCCGTTCTTTTTCCTTCCGCCTATCTTTGAGCTGCATGATGACATCGCGCTCCTGAAACAGCGCTACCAGCACACAGATGGCATCCAGGTGTTCTGAACCCGCCGCCTCAAGCAACACCCGCGCATAGCGAGGATGGACGGACATACGGGCCATCTGTCTACCCATCTCAGTAATATGCCCCGATGCATCCAGAGCACCGATCCAATTTAAAACGGAGCGCGCCCGTTCGAGACGTTGCTGATCTGGATAATCCATCCACTTAAGCTCATCCCAGTCCACATGTTTCGCCGCTCCGATCGTGAGGAGCACATCACTCAAATCGACACGAAGCAGCTCCGGATCTTCATTAACGGGACGGTTCCCATGCTCACTCTGCCCCCACATGCGCACACAGCGACCGGGCGCAAGCCGCCCAGCACGACCCGCGCGTTGGTCCGCTGACGCTCGGCTGATGGGCTCGATATAAAGGGTATTAATCCCTCGATGCGGATCATAGCGCAGTTTACGCGCAAGGCCTGAGTCAACCACCTTGGTCACCCCCGGGATGGTGAGTGAAGTCTCCGCGACATTGGTCGAAACGATCACCTTCGGACGACTGCCCTCGTTCAGAGCAAAATCCTGTTTCTCCGGCGACATCTCCCCGTGAAGGGCACAGATTTCAAGTTGTCGTAGCGAACCGATACGCTCCAAAGCTTCGAGAGTCCGCCCAATCTCAAAAGCGCCCGGCATAAACACGAGACAAGACCCCTCAGGTTCCTCTTCGAACAATTGGCTCACGTGCCAAGCAGCTTGCTCCCAAATCGGTTTGCCATCGACCCGCTTTGGCTGCGCCGCATAGCGAATGTCCACCGGGAACGTTCGCCCAGAGCAACTGAGCACCCTACAGGGGTTTAAGTATTCAGACACCCGCTCCGTATCCAAAGTAGCGGACATCACACCAATACGAAGATCGGGGCGCAGCTTGTTTTGAATATCCAACGCAAGCGCCAGGGCTACATCGGCCTGGAGACTGCGCTCATGAAACTCGTCAAAAAGGATAGCGCCCACACCGTCCAGCTTCGGCTCATTCAAAATTCGCTGGGTGAGCATACCTTCAGTAATGTATTCGATCCGCGTCTCAGCAGACACAACATGAGCATGGCGCATGCGAAAGCCCACCGTGTGCCCCGGCTCCTCACCTCGCTCTGCAGCAACACGCTTGGCCAACATCCGCGCGGCGATCCGGCGTGGCTGAAGCACCAAGATACGTTTGTCTGACGGCAGGCAGCCACCATCAAGGATCATCTGCGGCACCTGAGTCGATTTTCCTGACCCGGTCTCTGCTCCAATAATTACCCGACTACACTCTTTATCCTGAAACAGAGAAACAATAGCACCCCGCAACTGCTCAATCGGCAACACCGATGGGTCTTCCGCAACCACCTCAAGTATCGATGTAAATCACACAGCCGGTCACATCGCAGAAATGCGGCGTACCATGCACCCGAGCATCCTCGATCGTTTCCTGAGAGACTTTCAAATGACTTCGCCGACACATACCATCTTCAATCGGCGCGACAAACGGAGGACGGTTTTTCAAATTCCGCTTAGCCTGATCATACGCGCGAATAAACTTTGTGGACGCCTTTCCACGAGCATCTTCATAGGCCGTTGTGACCTGCTCTAGCTCAGTCTTTAGATTCAGCTCTATTTCTTTGATTTCAGCCATCTCGGAATCCAAAGCGGCCAGGCGACCATCAAGCGTCGATTCTAATTCCTTTACCCGCTCAGACTCCTCATCAATCTCCATCATCACTTCCAACTCTTGGGTCTCGAGGTCGCTGATTTTTGTCTGAGTTGTCTCAATCTCATGAGTCAGCGCTTGATATTCCTCGTTCTTCTTTACCGAGAGTTGCTGGTTCTTGTATTTGGCGACCTGTGTCTCTGCAGAGCCCAATTCATTCTCCAAGTCCTTACGACGGACTTCCAAGGCACGTAGAGTCGACTTCTTTTCCTCAAATTCATCGCGCGCCGCAGTCTTTTTTCCCTCCAGCGTGTCGATCTTCGCAGGAATCGCTGCCAGCTCTTTTTCGAGCCTTATCTTTTTAGTATCGCGATCCTGAACAGTCAGGAGCTCTTGCACCTCGGGGTCGATCATGAGTCACGATTGCATCTACAGTGCCTAATAAGATCAATGAGAAAGCATCTTGCTCGGGCTCAAAACTGAAGGGGCGGATTCACCTGTCCGCATGCTGGGCACGAGGAGTCTTTTGATATATCCGTATTTGCCAGATAAATATGCGCACAGCGCACGCAATGATGCAGCCGTTCATCCCGGCGCTCAGCATCTCTCTTCACAAGAGAATTTTCAATTCCCCAGACATAGATAAGTGCCAGGAGAAAGCCCGAACCAATTAGAACTGCTACGAGGATTTCTACCATATCCGTTATGGTATAAATCCACAAAAAACCCGGCTGCAACCGTAGTTACATGCCGGGTTCAAAATATTAAGCGATGGGAAAGAAGCTAGTCCTTCTTGTCCGTTTCTTCTTCGGCTGAGTCTTCAGGTGTTTCAACCGCGGCTTCGGGCTCGGCAGTCTCATCAGAAGTTGATTCAACTTCTTCAGCTTCGACGGCCTCGACTTCAGTCACCTCTTCGGTCTCTCCAGCAGAATCGTCTTTAGCAGCCTTACCTTTTTTCTTTTTTGAGTAGCCGGTGTCATCGCCAGGGATGAGCTCGATGATCGCCATATCGGCTGCGTCACCTACGCGCTTCACCAACTTGTAGATGCGTGTGTAGCCACCGTTGCGATTCATGAATTCTTCGACCTTCTCGTTGAAAAGGAGATCAATCGCCTCGACATCACGCACGCGGGCAAGGGCCGTGCGCTTGTAGTGCAATGCGGCTGCGCCGCCTGCCGACTTGGCACGCTTGGCTTGAGTGATGATCTTCTCGATAAATGGACGCAATGCCTTAGCCTTTGGCAGTGTAGTGCGGATACGACCATGACGCAGAAGCGCCGCAGCCAGGTTGGCTACCAAAGCTTTGCGATGGGCGGTCTTCACACCCAATTTGTGGTTGTGTTTTACGTGACGCATCTCGTGTCAGAAGTAAGTGTTTAAGGATGGAGTCAGGACATTTAGATCTGCTCCTGATGATATTAGTCTAATGGACGATCGATGAGTCGCTCGTCGATTTTCATGCCGAGAGAAAGACCCAGCTGCTCCAGCTTGTCTTTTATCTCGTTCAAAGATTTTTTTCCGAAGTTGCGGTATTTGAGCATCTCTTGCTCAGATTTCATAGCCAACTCACCGACGGTGGTGATGTTTGCATTGTTCAAACAGTTCGCAGCACGCACCGAGAGTTCGATTTCATTCACGCTCATATTGAGGAGCTTGCGGAGACGGTTTTGCTCTTCGCTGATCTCTTTACCTTCGCTCTCGAACTCGATCTCCTCGTCGCTGACCTGCTCGAATACTTCAAGGTGATGCTTGAAAATAGCGGCAGACTGCTTCACGGCGTCGTCTGCAGAGATACGACCATCTGTCCACACTTCGAGTGTGAGCTTGTTGTAGTCTGTCATCTGGCCTACACGCGTGTCTTGGACCTCGTATTTGACGAGTTTGACAGGGCTGAACAAAGAATCGATTGGAATAACGCCAATGGGCTGTTCTTCGGTTTTGTTATTTTCAGCTGGGCAGTATCCGCGTCCGATGGACACCTCAAGCTCAGCAAGAAAACGGCGCGTCTTGTCGAGATGGCAAATCACCTGTTCGGGATTTACGATATCCACATTAGCCTCAGCTTGGATATCTCCAGCTGTGACAGCTCCGTCTTTCTCAACATCAATGATGAGCTTAAACGCATCACTGTTGTGAGAAATGATGAGGACCTTTTTAAGGTTCAAAACAATGTCGGTGACATCTTCGACGATGCCGTCGACGCTTTGAAACTCATGGTCTACACCATCGATTTTGATAGAAGTGATTGCTGCTCCCTCAATTGAGCTAAGGAGGACACGACGCAGGGCATTGCCAATGGTGTGGCCATATCCTGTTTCGAACGGCTCAGCCACAAATTTGGCATACGTATCCGTTTGTGAGTCCTCTTTTATGAGACGCTGTGGTAATTCGAATTTTCCGAGACGCTTAGGCATTCGACGCTGTGTGGCTGACAGTTAGATTTAAAAGGGTGTGAAGCGGATTGAATTAGCGGCTGTAGAACTCAACAATCAACTGAACATTGATGCCGGTCTCCAACTCTTCAGGGCTGGGCATACGTGTGACTTGACCTTTGATCTGGTCAGGAAGCACGGATAACCACGATGGGGGTGTGCGGAAAGCCGCATCTTCGATATTTGCAGTTGCAAGCTGACGGCTTGAACTACGCTCGCGGACAGTGACTTCATCACCAGCTTTTACTTGGTAGCTGGGGATGTCGACCTTGTGCCCGT is a window of Opitutales bacterium DNA encoding:
- a CDS encoding DUF1552 domain-containing protein, producing MPTIRIPRRNFLKTAGCFVGLPWLETFANISDAKPPLRLAVVFMGNGVNPATWNVSGDSSNLDLSGSLAPLQKYRDRICGFKGLWNPASLDGVGAHYPKMNVLSGLTVKRSTTDIELSTTMDQVIAQQFTGMTPIESLALGIEPPMHRVEEGYTALYSSNISWSRPNRPAPKWIDPQKVLARLMGNSSEQRSFLADRIFTQAKAFQKNISSADRNVINEYTQAAEELQKRLATSNATSLNTAVPSLSPRIGFGDHVDQMFELMSFAFRSDLTRVMTFMMNNDLSGMSFDFLDGVRGGHHSISHHVNNPERLDMYTRVNTYHMEHMAGFLGKLDSIKEADGSLLDNTLVLFCSSLMDGNIHDSRELPILIAGGQNHGIRGNRFFDMSQSENRKLCRLHLAIMDKMGVRLDRFGDASTHLII
- the hrpB gene encoding ATP-dependent helicase HrpB; protein product: MVAEDPSVLPIEQLRGAIVSLFQDKECSRVIIGAETGSGKSTQVPQMILDGGCLPSDKRILVLQPRRIAARMLAKRVAAERGEEPGHTVGFRMRHAHVVSAETRIEYITEGMLTQRILNEPKLDGVGAILFDEFHERSLQADVALALALDIQNKLRPDLRIGVMSATLDTERVSEYLNPCRVLSCSGRTFPVDIRYAAQPKRVDGKPIWEQAAWHVSQLFEEEPEGSCLVFMPGAFEIGRTLEALERIGSLRQLEICALHGEMSPEKQDFALNEGSRPKVIVSTNVAETSLTIPGVTKVVDSGLARKLRYDPHRGINTLYIEPISRASADQRAGRAGRLAPGRCVRMWGQSEHGNRPVNEDPELLRVDLSDVLLTIGAAKHVDWDELKWMDYPDQQRLERARSVLNWIGALDASGHITEMGRQMARMSVHPRYARVLLEAAGSEHLDAICVLVALFQERDVIMQLKDRRKEKERVAWWEQHDDAELSDLWKYLIVWEQVAQTRFDMRFCREWGLHGVSLREAAKTARQLRQQVPENAISREDSPITESLARCFLRGFPDHVGRRLDRGTLRCELVGGKRGDIRRESGVRQAQLFVAIELDERTSRGGVSTYLDKLTAIDLEMLRGCFPDQIKTYGTVRFDKARQALEAVQVTAYRDLVIKEEPGGEVDAVAAAEFCAGKVLDGDWKIRAWDASVEQWIERVNCVAQWQPELGVSVIDEAGRRMMLEEICSGASREKDLVGREVWPVLKAWIPDMLHPLLDHLAPEEFLLPTRRKPAKLRYDAKHARVILPATVQELYDLKANDLKVCDGAVSITIEVLAPNRRPVQLTDDLVGFWERSYPQIKKDLAGRYPKHDWR
- the rplQ gene encoding 50S ribosomal protein L17, whose product is MRHVKHNHKLGVKTAHRKALVANLAAALLRHGRIRTTLPKAKALRPFIEKIITQAKRAKSAGGAAALHYKRTALARVRDVEAIDLLFNEKVEEFMNRNGGYTRIYKLVKRVGDAADMAIIELIPGDDTGYSKKKKGKAAKDDSAGETEEVTEVEAVEAEEVESTSDETAEPEAAVETPEDSAEEETDKKD
- a CDS encoding DNA-directed RNA polymerase subunit alpha produces the protein MPKRLGKFELPQRLIKEDSQTDTYAKFVAEPFETGYGHTIGNALRRVLLSSIEGAAITSIKIDGVDHEFQSVDGIVEDVTDIVLNLKKVLIISHNSDAFKLIIDVEKDGAVTAGDIQAEANVDIVNPEQVICHLDKTRRFLAELEVSIGRGYCPAENNKTEEQPIGVIPIDSLFSPVKLVKYEVQDTRVGQMTDYNKLTLEVWTDGRISADDAVKQSAAIFKHHLEVFEQVSDEEIEFESEGKEISEEQNRLRKLLNMSVNEIELSVRAANCLNNANITTVGELAMKSEQEMLKYRNFGKKSLNEIKDKLEQLGLSLGMKIDERLIDRPLD